One segment of Leptospirillum ferrooxidans C2-3 DNA contains the following:
- a CDS encoding IS1380-like element ISLefe1 family transposase yields MVRQTVLPFKLESTDDTITSQAGLVLFGEFLQSLGLKKKIDRAFGKPGSGAGYRASSYVVPLLLMLQGGGRSLCDLRMIARDKGLLGLLGIGEVPSTDAFGRWLRRMGASDTGLSALESVIARVLSVLGKTLRKRWKKAGLSWVREVTLDIDASQIVAEKAEALWTYKGEKGYMPLVGHVKELSGMVIHEEFREGNVSPGADHVPFLKDCLRRLPAGIRIARFRADSASYQASVINFCQERGIRFVIGADLDVAVRAAIGRIPESDWRPYQDGHIAETVHTMNKTHNAFRLIVVRRRVQIPLPGMEEEGEKEASPDVRYKVLATSHKEIPEWVVAWYKQRGEDSENRIKELKIGFGMERMPSGDTKANGIFFRIGVLAYNLFLLFRGQILAESFKRAQVQTVRWQIYQMAGKVVRHAGVLVLKVAEDVLAPFRSFRERCWRLWCREGSP; encoded by the coding sequence ATGGTACGACAAACCGTTCTTCCATTCAAACTCGAATCGACCGACGACACGATCACCTCTCAGGCGGGGCTGGTTCTGTTTGGGGAGTTTCTTCAGTCTCTCGGACTGAAGAAGAAGATTGACCGGGCCTTCGGGAAGCCCGGAAGCGGAGCGGGGTACAGAGCCTCGTCCTATGTGGTCCCCCTGTTGCTGATGCTGCAAGGCGGAGGACGGAGCCTTTGTGACCTTCGGATGATCGCCCGGGACAAGGGACTGTTGGGGCTTCTTGGTATCGGAGAGGTGCCGTCGACGGACGCGTTCGGCCGGTGGCTCCGGCGGATGGGGGCTTCCGACACCGGGTTGTCGGCACTGGAGTCGGTCATCGCCCGGGTTCTGTCGGTTCTGGGCAAGACACTTCGGAAGAGGTGGAAGAAGGCCGGCCTGTCTTGGGTCCGGGAGGTGACCCTCGACATCGATGCCAGCCAGATCGTGGCGGAAAAGGCCGAAGCCCTGTGGACCTACAAGGGGGAGAAGGGGTACATGCCTCTGGTGGGGCACGTGAAGGAACTCTCCGGGATGGTGATACACGAAGAATTTCGGGAGGGGAACGTCTCTCCGGGAGCGGACCATGTTCCGTTTCTGAAGGACTGCCTCCGGCGTCTTCCGGCAGGGATCCGGATCGCCCGGTTTCGGGCGGACAGCGCGTCGTACCAGGCCTCCGTCATCAATTTCTGCCAGGAGCGGGGAATCCGGTTCGTGATCGGAGCCGATCTGGATGTGGCGGTGCGGGCGGCGATCGGAAGGATCCCCGAGAGCGACTGGAGGCCCTATCAGGACGGTCATATCGCCGAGACGGTGCACACGATGAACAAAACCCACAACGCCTTCCGGCTCATCGTGGTGCGCCGGCGGGTGCAGATCCCTTTGCCGGGAATGGAGGAGGAAGGAGAAAAAGAGGCTTCTCCCGATGTCCGATACAAGGTCCTGGCCACCAGCCACAAGGAGATCCCCGAATGGGTCGTGGCCTGGTACAAGCAGCGGGGAGAGGATTCCGAGAACCGGATCAAGGAGCTGAAGATCGGGTTCGGGATGGAGCGGATGCCCAGTGGAGACACGAAAGCCAACGGGATCTTTTTCCGGATCGGAGTGCTGGCCTACAACCTCTTTCTCCTGTTCCGGGGACAGATTCTGGCCGAGAGCTTCAAGCGGGCCCAGGTCCAGACGGTCCGATGGCAGATCTATCAGATGGCCGGGAAAGTGGTGCGTCATGCGGGCGTTCTCGTTCTCAAGGTGGCGGAGGATGTTCTGGCCCCCTTTCGGAGCTTTCGGGAGAGGTGCTGGCGGCTCTGGTGCCGGGAAGGAAGTCCGTAA
- a CDS encoding GNAT family N-acetyltransferase yields MALNSQNMNDNTTIRMIPGEELFLIIPLLRVLNKTIPETLLRERLSEMVGQGYQCAGLYDEGRLIGICGLWILTKYYVGKHIEPDNVVILEEYRGRGFGKRLMAWVQEYGKSQGAIASELNCYMSNERGNAFWEREGYQKIAWHLQRPIR; encoded by the coding sequence ATGGCTTTGAACAGCCAAAACATGAATGACAACACGACTATCCGGATGATTCCAGGAGAGGAACTCTTTTTGATCATTCCCTTGTTGCGAGTGCTGAATAAGACGATTCCGGAGACTTTACTGCGGGAGCGACTCAGCGAAATGGTTGGGCAAGGGTATCAATGTGCAGGTTTATATGATGAAGGGCGATTGATCGGTATCTGCGGATTGTGGATATTGACAAAATATTATGTGGGAAAACACATTGAACCTGACAATGTGGTCATTCTGGAGGAATATCGCGGCCGAGGGTTCGGCAAGAGGCTCATGGCTTGGGTGCAGGAATATGGCAAATCGCAGGGTGCAATTGCAAGCGAACTCAATTGCTACATGTCAAACGAAAGAGGAAACGCTTTTTGGGAAAGGGAAGGCTACCAGAAAATTGCCTGGCACCTCCAACGTCCGATCCGATGA
- a CDS encoding nuclear transport factor 2 family protein — translation MIEKGFAEKFARDWIESWNSHDLDRILSHYSDQFEMSSPKIIQIAGEPSGTLKGKRAVGSYWRKALELIPDLRFELVTTLIGVGSITLYYKSAGGQLAAEVFYFGPDHKVFKAYAHYSLK, via the coding sequence ATGATCGAGAAGGGTTTTGCGGAAAAATTTGCACGGGACTGGATTGAGTCATGGAATAGCCACGATCTGGATCGGATCCTTTCTCATTATTCGGATCAGTTCGAAATGTCTTCCCCTAAAATCATCCAGATTGCAGGGGAGCCATCCGGAACACTCAAGGGCAAGAGGGCGGTCGGAAGTTATTGGAGAAAGGCTCTTGAGCTTATTCCCGATCTCAGGTTCGAGCTTGTTACAACATTGATCGGTGTTGGAAGCATCACTCTTTACTACAAGAGTGCAGGCGGGCAGCTGGCTGCGGAAGTTTTTTATTTCGGTCCCGATCATAAGGTATTCAAAGCCTATGCTCATTATTCCCTGAAATGA
- a CDS encoding nuclear transport factor 2 family protein, whose product MTIHDEARPPFPPFTKETALQKVRMAEDGWNSRIPEKVALAYTLDSQWRNRSEFLVGREEIVRFLARKWNRELEYRLIKELWAFDGSRIAVRFAYEWHNDSGSWFRSYGNENWEFTMNGLMSRRLASINDLPIGEEERKFHWPQGRRPDNHPGLSDLGL is encoded by the coding sequence ATGACCATTCATGATGAAGCAAGACCACCCTTTCCTCCCTTTACCAAAGAAACGGCTCTCCAGAAGGTCCGGATGGCGGAAGATGGGTGGAACTCAAGAATTCCTGAGAAGGTGGCCCTTGCTTATACGCTCGATAGCCAATGGAGAAATCGCTCCGAGTTTCTGGTCGGACGAGAAGAGATTGTCAGGTTCTTGGCCCGAAAGTGGAATAGAGAGCTTGAATATCGATTGATCAAGGAGCTTTGGGCTTTTGATGGGTCGCGTATCGCTGTGCGATTTGCCTACGAATGGCACAACGATTCGGGAAGCTGGTTTCGTTCCTACGGAAACGAGAACTGGGAATTCACCATGAACGGTCTGATGTCCCGGCGACTGGCATCCATCAATGATCTTCCCATCGGGGAGGAGGAGCGGAAGTTTCATTGGCCTCAGGGTCGACGTCCGGACAATCATCCTGGACTCAGTGATCTTGGACTATGA
- a CDS encoding pyridoxamine 5'-phosphate oxidase family protein, with translation MTDLNHFAPSGRITFKRKPQRGTYDRDAIYAILDEAFLCHVGFVREKAPFVIPMAYARIGDMLYLHGSHASRLADEARTCQEICVTVTLLDGLVLARSALHHSMNYRSVMIVGPCSLVKENEEKLLAMGSLVEHILPGRTADCRPPDDSEIRRTAIISLPIHEASAKIRSGPPEDAEKDLDLPFWAGVVPLSFVPGMPVPDKTDDNMPERSALYVQTLKERSKVR, from the coding sequence ATGACCGATCTGAATCATTTTGCACCATCCGGCAGGATCACTTTTAAACGGAAGCCTCAGAGAGGAACCTACGACCGGGATGCCATTTACGCAATTCTGGATGAAGCGTTCCTGTGCCATGTGGGATTTGTGAGGGAAAAAGCGCCATTTGTGATCCCGATGGCTTATGCCCGGATCGGAGATATGCTGTATCTGCATGGTTCCCATGCCAGCCGGCTTGCCGATGAGGCGCGGACCTGTCAGGAGATCTGCGTCACGGTGACGCTTCTTGACGGACTGGTTCTGGCTCGCTCGGCTCTCCATCATTCCATGAACTACCGTTCTGTGATGATTGTGGGCCCCTGCTCTCTTGTTAAGGAGAATGAGGAAAAGCTCCTTGCCATGGGATCTCTTGTGGAGCATATTCTGCCGGGACGAACGGCCGATTGTCGACCACCGGATGACTCTGAAATTCGTCGGACGGCCATTATCTCCCTCCCCATTCATGAAGCTTCGGCGAAGATCCGGTCCGGCCCTCCTGAAGATGCCGAGAAAGACTTGGACCTTCCTTTTTGGGCGGGAGTGGTGCCGCTTTCCTTCGTTCCGGGAATGCCTGTTCCAGATAAAACAGATGACAATATGCCTGAACGGTCTGCTCTCTACGTCCAGACACTGAAGGAACGCTCAAAAGTTCGCTGA
- a CDS encoding GNAT family N-acetyltransferase, with amino-acid sequence MDSFLNHLGQPVGFPVDNWQAPDPPSRAPLLGRYCRIEPLDTGRHAVDLFFAYGLDSEGRLWTYLPYGPFETLKDFSLWMEEVSKPSDPLYFAIMDSATGKATGIAAFLRIDPKNGSIEVGCLCFSPLLQRTAIATEAMFLMMEYAFSLGFRRCEWKCNALNAPSRAAAERLGFIFEGFFRQATVVKGHNRDTEWYSILDCEWPDLRVKFLKWLDPENFDSFGQQKNRLNLRRNSPERDSNIDRIDRQEEKA; translated from the coding sequence ATGGACTCTTTCCTCAATCACCTTGGGCAACCTGTCGGATTTCCGGTCGATAACTGGCAAGCTCCGGATCCGCCGTCACGGGCGCCCCTTTTGGGGCGCTATTGCCGGATCGAACCGCTCGATACCGGACGTCATGCCGTCGATCTCTTTTTTGCCTACGGACTCGATTCGGAAGGTCGTCTCTGGACATATCTTCCCTATGGCCCTTTTGAGACATTGAAGGACTTTTCCCTGTGGATGGAGGAAGTCTCAAAGCCGTCTGACCCGCTCTATTTTGCCATCATGGATTCCGCTACGGGAAAAGCGACTGGGATCGCGGCCTTCTTGCGAATTGATCCAAAAAACGGATCGATCGAAGTCGGATGTCTTTGTTTTTCTCCGTTGCTCCAGCGCACTGCCATCGCGACTGAAGCCATGTTTCTGATGATGGAGTATGCTTTCTCCCTCGGATTCCGGAGGTGCGAATGGAAATGCAATGCGCTCAATGCTCCTTCACGCGCTGCGGCCGAACGGCTCGGGTTTATATTCGAAGGTTTTTTCAGACAGGCAACTGTCGTCAAGGGACATAATCGTGATACCGAATGGTACTCGATTCTCGATTGTGAATGGCCCGATTTGAGGGTGAAGTTTCTCAAATGGCTCGACCCGGAGAATTTCGATTCTTTCGGGCAACAAAAAAACCGGCTTAACCTTCGAAGGAATTCCCCGGAAAGGGATTCCAATATCGACCGGATTGACCGTCAAGAGGAGAAGGCATGA
- a CDS encoding alpha/beta hydrolase family protein: MQKGDKPGGLVFVKSGILGSDAKRGYFSVAISLPGYGQSDGAPDFCGMASQKSLDAGLTYFRQRPDIDPKRIGIVGISCGATVAGMVASRNKVAALVLISGFYDFKEMVQKWQTAKWKIPSGIKKELEHNIAMDGGIENSTALRSLLPHISHLTMPVLVIAGGQDRIIDAGQSETLHRLLDGQGTPNIFILDGTANHHIPVKDWRKPEKDFLDTRLSNSLRSPKH; encoded by the coding sequence ATGCAAAAAGGGGATAAGCCAGGAGGACTGGTGTTTGTCAAATCGGGCATTCTTGGCTCTGATGCGAAGAGGGGATATTTCTCCGTGGCGATATCGCTACCCGGTTATGGACAATCGGATGGTGCTCCGGATTTCTGTGGAATGGCCTCACAAAAAAGTCTCGATGCAGGATTGACGTATTTTCGCCAGCGCCCGGATATTGATCCAAAGCGAATAGGGATCGTCGGCATCAGCTGTGGGGCGACTGTTGCGGGGATGGTGGCCTCACGAAACAAAGTTGCTGCTTTGGTGCTGATTTCCGGGTTCTATGATTTTAAGGAGATGGTTCAAAAATGGCAGACCGCCAAATGGAAGATTCCTTCCGGCATCAAAAAAGAACTGGAACATAATATCGCGATGGATGGGGGGATCGAGAACTCCACGGCTCTTCGCTCCCTGCTTCCCCATATTTCACATCTGACAATGCCCGTCCTTGTGATTGCGGGGGGACAGGATCGCATTATTGATGCCGGACAAAGTGAAACGCTGCACCGTCTCCTGGACGGGCAAGGCACTCCGAATATCTTTATCCTTGACGGTACGGCAAACCACCATATTCCAGTGAAGGATTGGCGCAAGCCAGAAAAGGACTTTCTTGATACCCGGCTCTCGAATTCCCTTCGATCGCCAAAGCACTGA
- a CDS encoding cysteine hydrolase family protein, producing the protein MNRALLVIDVQNEYFFGKLPVSYPHGGLENILKVMDVATENHVLVVVIRHAAKSESSPVFLKGSLEWELHPEVEKRHRDVLIEKNWPDSFFETTLEEYLKSNKIDHITVCGYMTQMCCDTTARRAFHSGYSVEFLSDATGTLSFKNEAGFVTDEELHRSILVIQASRFSKVMKADEWIEGIIRRQVL; encoded by the coding sequence ATGAACCGCGCATTATTGGTGATTGATGTTCAAAACGAGTATTTTTTCGGAAAACTTCCGGTTTCTTACCCTCATGGGGGCCTGGAAAACATTTTGAAGGTAATGGATGTAGCGACAGAAAATCATGTTCTTGTTGTGGTGATACGACATGCGGCCAAGTCGGAATCTTCTCCTGTCTTCCTGAAAGGGAGTCTTGAGTGGGAGCTTCATCCCGAGGTTGAAAAGCGTCACCGGGACGTGTTGATCGAAAAAAACTGGCCAGACAGTTTTTTTGAAACCACACTGGAAGAGTATCTCAAAAGCAACAAGATCGACCATATTACCGTGTGCGGGTACATGACGCAGATGTGTTGCGATACAACGGCGCGACGCGCCTTCCACTCAGGCTATTCTGTCGAGTTTCTTTCTGATGCTACAGGAACTTTATCCTTTAAAAACGAAGCTGGTTTTGTAACGGATGAAGAACTGCATCGGTCAATCCTGGTCATCCAGGCGAGTCGCTTCAGCAAGGTCATGAAAGCCGACGAGTGGATCGAGGGGATAATCCGAAGACAAGTCCTATAG
- a CDS encoding GNAT family N-acetyltransferase, producing the protein MRSKGWLAGYMTKPDTWCFAAEEASELVAFTILSKTGPLEAEFRIALRADQIGQGFGRAIATQTLAKGFSEIGLFRIHFIVRKINPGAIRLYERLGFVGRGECSKNIDGKETLFLVMDISNVSYQKQRLPE; encoded by the coding sequence TTGAGAAGCAAAGGCTGGCTGGCTGGATATATGACGAAGCCGGATACTTGGTGTTTTGCCGCTGAAGAGGCAAGCGAACTTGTGGCTTTTACAATTCTGTCCAAAACGGGACCACTTGAGGCCGAGTTTCGCATTGCTTTGCGGGCCGATCAAATCGGGCAAGGGTTTGGAAGAGCCATTGCAACCCAGACGCTTGCAAAAGGCTTTTCGGAAATCGGGCTTTTCAGAATCCATTTCATCGTGAGAAAAATCAACCCAGGAGCCATTCGATTATACGAACGTCTTGGTTTTGTCGGGAGAGGGGAGTGTTCCAAAAACATCGATGGGAAGGAGACGCTGTTTCTGGTCATGGATATATCGAATGTGTCTTATCAAAAACAGAGGTTGCCCGAATGA
- a CDS encoding SgcJ/EcaC family oxidoreductase, producing MKTNAQELQQLIESADDAINRKDFDELMKFYSDDATLVVMPGKEVSGKDSIRRSFVSISEYFNHSLVVTQEKMAVIEAGDTALVLANTRLKADNKTDSPFSVNRNATYVFKKWNDDWRCVIDNSYGTELICSPSPPTLHLICGKMASGKSTLAGRLASEPNTVLISEDEWLSRLYPGEITTLTDYVRFTARLRDVMGIHVETLLRAGNSVVLDFPANTLDSRQWMSDIYRNAGVVHCLHYLDVSDEECKTRLSRRNEDGSHRFNTSEAESNTIASDFVAPSSDEGFHVIRYDGH from the coding sequence ATGAAAACGAATGCTCAAGAGTTACAGCAGTTGATCGAGTCTGCTGACGATGCAATCAATCGGAAAGATTTCGACGAGCTGATGAAGTTCTATTCTGATGATGCGACATTGGTTGTCATGCCCGGAAAAGAGGTAAGCGGAAAGGATTCTATCCGAAGGTCGTTTGTCTCTATCTCCGAGTATTTCAATCACAGTCTGGTGGTGACGCAAGAAAAAATGGCTGTCATCGAGGCGGGTGACACGGCACTTGTCCTTGCCAATACGCGGCTCAAGGCAGATAACAAAACGGATTCTCCCTTTTCCGTGAATCGAAATGCCACTTACGTATTCAAGAAGTGGAATGATGACTGGCGTTGTGTGATCGACAACTCCTACGGTACTGAGTTGATTTGCAGCCCAAGTCCCCCAACTCTGCATTTGATTTGTGGAAAAATGGCCTCTGGAAAATCAACACTGGCAGGTAGACTTGCCTCTGAGCCCAACACGGTTCTGATCAGTGAAGATGAATGGCTGAGTCGGCTTTATCCGGGTGAGATAACCACTCTGACGGACTATGTGAGATTTACGGCCAGACTTCGGGATGTGATGGGCATTCATGTTGAAACGTTGCTTCGTGCGGGGAACTCTGTCGTGCTGGATTTTCCGGCAAATACCCTTGATAGCCGGCAATGGATGAGTGACATATACAGAAATGCCGGTGTGGTGCATTGTCTGCACTATCTTGATGTTTCTGACGAAGAATGCAAGACACGGCTGAGTCGTCGTAATGAAGACGGCTCTCATCGATTCAATACAAGCGAAGCTGAGTCCAATACGATTGCCAGTGATTTCGTAGCTCCATCTTCTGACGAGGGGTTTCATGTCATTCGATATGATGGGCACTGA
- a CDS encoding tautomerase family protein has translation MAQIKIYGIKEHLIPLRGVLSKVIHECVMEALHFPPDKRAHRFFPMDKENMLYPEGRSDAYTIIEISMIEGRTVETKKKLIRLLFDKIMDRVGIGYQDIEICIHESSACNWGFRGMHGDEVQLSYNINV, from the coding sequence ATGGCTCAAATAAAGATCTACGGGATCAAGGAACATCTGATTCCTCTTCGGGGTGTTTTGTCGAAAGTGATACACGAATGTGTGATGGAGGCACTCCATTTCCCTCCTGACAAGAGAGCACATCGCTTTTTTCCCATGGATAAGGAAAATATGCTCTATCCGGAAGGTCGCAGCGACGCCTATACCATCATAGAAATTTCAATGATTGAAGGTCGGACCGTTGAAACGAAAAAGAAATTGATCAGGTTGCTCTTTGACAAGATTATGGATCGGGTTGGCATCGGATATCAGGATATTGAAATTTGTATTCATGAGAGTTCTGCTTGTAACTGGGGTTTTCGCGGGATGCACGGAGATGAAGTTCAGTTGAGTTACAACATAAACGTTTAG
- a CDS encoding YbhB/YbcL family Raf kinase inhibitor-like protein: MLGRLLRRIRAGDRKLALYHGEFSNVPETILVTSKSFLDKAQIPDRFTQSGDSLSPNLEWKQLPSGTRDIVVIVEDPDAPLPNPFVHAIIYNLYPPMAEIPEGAIPNTSSIQEREPPLHVGKNTFGQTVYLGPAPIPGHGPHHYYFQVFALDSVLTFRQPPNRKDIILEMGGHVLSKGFLVGTYER, encoded by the coding sequence ATGCTGGGGAGATTGTTAAGGCGCATACGTGCTGGCGATAGAAAGCTTGCCCTGTATCATGGAGAATTTTCTAACGTTCCGGAAACCATTCTGGTGACGAGTAAAAGTTTTTTAGACAAGGCTCAGATACCAGATCGCTTTACTCAATCCGGAGACAGTCTATCGCCGAATCTCGAATGGAAACAGTTGCCGTCCGGGACCCGGGATATTGTCGTGATCGTCGAGGATCCCGACGCTCCGCTGCCAAACCCGTTCGTTCACGCCATCATTTACAACCTGTATCCCCCGATGGCTGAAATCCCGGAAGGCGCGATTCCAAATACGTCCAGCATTCAAGAGCGTGAGCCCCCTCTCCATGTGGGCAAGAATACTTTTGGGCAGACGGTGTATCTGGGTCCAGCCCCAATCCCCGGCCACGGACCACACCATTACTATTTTCAGGTCTTTGCACTTGATTCTGTACTGACTTTTCGCCAGCCCCCGAATCGTAAGGATATTATTCTCGAGATGGGCGGTCATGTCCTGTCAAAGGGATTCTTGGTGGGAACGTACGAAAGATAG
- a CDS encoding EthD domain-containing protein, whose translation MIKLVMCVRRRPDLSRAEFQDYWFNHHGPLFRKFAETYKAIRYIQSHTINTPFNDKVRKVRGMSEEEYDGIAEIWWKSEKDFIEAISSSEGEKLRTVFLEDEAKFLDFTRSTAFFTEEHVLVPVGD comes from the coding sequence ATGATCAAACTGGTTATGTGCGTTCGTCGTCGCCCAGATCTTTCCCGAGCCGAATTCCAAGACTACTGGTTCAATCATCACGGCCCTCTTTTCCGGAAATTTGCCGAGACTTATAAGGCCATTCGGTATATTCAGAGTCACACGATCAATACGCCATTCAACGACAAGGTAAGGAAGGTCAGAGGAATGTCAGAAGAAGAATATGATGGCATCGCCGAAATTTGGTGGAAGTCCGAAAAAGATTTTATTGAAGCGATTTCTTCTTCCGAAGGAGAAAAGCTTCGAACGGTCTTTCTTGAAGATGAAGCAAAATTTCTGGACTTCACCCGATCGACCGCCTTTTTTACCGAGGAGCATGTTCTTGTTCCTGTAGGGGATTGA